In one window of Synchiropus splendidus isolate RoL2022-P1 chromosome 15, RoL_Sspl_1.0, whole genome shotgun sequence DNA:
- the arhgef2 gene encoding rho guanine nucleotide exchange factor 2 isoform X2, with protein sequence MSRLLESRKQDKMKETNMKNKEKQRQKQREKEAREREKEAREREARSNNGHLFTSLTVSSTTLCSSCNRSITAKEALSCPACNVTIHNRCRDSLASCAKMKQKQQKLAIARNSSALQNVAMRTKTPMMKERPSSAIYPSDSLRQSLLGSRRVRSGLSLAKSVSTNNIAGVSEDTVGLRRILSQSTESLNFRSRTLSMESLTDDGEWWWSPLLEQLQQEGSSVQADSWSTVVEPTFLQTLHKDLIKQQDVIYELIQTEFHHVRTLRIMEGVWRRGMQEEVMLEAGVVHSIFPCLDQLLELHSSFLAELLAHRKQGLQEGSATNFVVRRIGELLLRQFSGQCADDLKKVYSEFCSRHPKAVKLYKETLMRDRRLQQFIRRACRGPLLRRHGVQECILLVTQRITKYPVLLQRILDNTKGNEEEAESLRQALVLLKDLISSVDKEVLELDRARRLQEIQARLDPRAIAEVRGGGVFKGGELLRRRLLHEGALQWKVQGSRMKDVQMLLMSDILVFLQEKDQKFAFASLDKSPVVSLTNLLVRDIANQERGMYLISDSSPPVMYELHAATKDDRKTWMNRIQEAALSCPSRDEFPLIETEDKALLRRLRADIQQKDREVLELLQERVTLFSDLMEATVGGAEEGQDVTSSSKPSSTNRNIFRADTPHAPQAEPLLTTAISEVDKLSQLLSGANVQKTSVTDSNQLSNGDSGSLNGSVDLNGPSKDRNGNQVLDRALNQEVCRRLISLSTQLHALQAAVIRQDSVLELCFRTGVAPGTAPGPRLSRSMSGDTGLNPGEAVLLRRQVELLQEEVTRLRLKGEGHHREEVEMGSRRRSNGELKDVLKTEQGGRRRGSRELELFPLAPLAAQEPVDQLDGVQEGDEDEEVVRISPRSDSPRDLQDIPEESECGTEPS encoded by the exons ATGTCCCGGCTGCTGGAGAGCAGGAAGCAGGACAAGATGAAGGAAACCAACATGAAG aaCAAGGAGAAGCAGCGGCAGAAGCAGCGGGAGAAGGAGGCCCGGGAGCGAGAGAAGGAGGCCCGGGAGCGGGAGGCCCGCTCCAACAACGGCcacctcttcacctctctgacCGTGTCGTCCACCACCCTGTGCTCGTCCTGCAACAGGAGCATCACGGCCAAGGAGGCGCTGAGCTGCCCcg cctgcaatgtcaccatCCACAACCGCTGCAGAGACAGTCTCGCCAGCTGTGCCAAAATGAAGCAAAAG CAACAGAAACTGGCTATAGCAAGAAACAGCTCGGCTCTCCAGAACGTGGCCATGCGGACTAAAA CACCCATGATGAAGGAGCGACCCAGCTCTGCCATCTATCCCTCCGACAGCCTGCGCCAGTCTCTGCTCGGCTCCAGGCGGGTCCGGTCCGGACTTTCTCTAGCCAAGAGCGTTTCCACCAACAACATTGCTGG GGTCAGTGAGGACACAGTGGGCCTGCGGAGGATCTTGTCTCAGTCCACGGAGTCATTGAACTTTCGTAGCAGAACTCTGTCCATGGAGTCTCTGACAGACGATG gggagTGGTGGTggagccccctgctggagcagctgcagcaggagggcAGCAGCGTGCAGGCAGACAGCTGGAGCACCGTGGTGGAGCCCACCTTCCTGCAGACCCTTCACAAGGATCTGATCAAGCAGCAGGATGTCATCTACG AGCTGATCCAGACAGAGTTCCATCACGTGAGGACACTGCGAATCATGGAGGGAGTGTGGCGGCGCGGCATGCAGGAGGAGGTGATGCTGGAGGCCGGCGTGGTCCACTCCATCTTCCCCTGCCTGGACCAACTACTGGAGCTGCACTCATCCTTCCTGGCCGAGCTCCTGGCACACAGGAAGCAGGGCCTGCAGGAGGGCAGTGCCACCAACTTTGTTGTTCGGAGGATTGgggagctgctgctgcgacAG ttctCGGGTCAGTGTGCAGACGACTTGAAGAAGGTTTACTCCGAGTTCTGCAGTCGGCATCCGAAAGCTGTGAAACTCTACAAAGAGACGCTGATGAGAGACCGACGACTGCAGCAGTTCATCCGG CGAGCGTGTCGCGGGCCACTGCTGCGCCGCCACGGCGTGCAGGAGTGCATCCTCCTGGTGACCCAGCGGATCACCAAGTACCCCGTCCTGCTGCAGAGAATTCTGGACAACACCAAAG GTAACGAAGAGGAGGCGGAGTCGTTGCGTCAGGCTCTGGTGCTGCTGAAGGATCTGATCAGCTCTGTAGACAAGGAAGTGCTGGAACTGGACCGGGCCAGGAGACTGCAGGAGATCCAAGCCCGTCTGGACCCCCGGGCGATTGCGGAGGTCCGTGGAGGTGGGGTTTTCAAAGGGGGggagctgctgaggaggaggctCCTCCACGAGGGAGCGCTGCAGTGGAAGGTCCAGGGCTCCAGGATGAAAG acgtgCAGATGCTGCTGATGTCAGACATCTTAGTCTTCCTGCAGGAAAAGGACCAGAAGTTCGCGTTTGCCTCACTG GACAAATCTCCAGTGGTTTCACTGACAAACCTGCTGGTCAGAGATATAGCCAATCAGGAGCGAGGGATGTACTTGATCAGTGACTCCTCCCCCCCAGTCATGTACGAACTGCATGCTGCCACCAAAGACGACCGCAAAACCTGGATGAACCGAATCCAGGAGGCAGCACTCAG TTGCCCGTCCAGAGACGAGTTTCCTCTCATCGAGACTGAAGACAAAGCTCTACTGCGACGACTGAGAG CGGACATACAGCAGAAGGACAGAGAGGTGCTGGAGCTCCTGCAGGAGCGCGTCACTCTCTTCTCCGACCTGATGGAGGCAACGGTTGGGGGAGCAGAAGAAGGTCAGGacgtcacttcctcctccaaacCCTCGTCCACCAATAGGAACATATTCCGCGCAGACACTCCCCACGCACCACAGGCCGAGCCATTGCTGACCACCGCCATCTCTGAAG TGGACAAACTGAGCCAGCTGCTGTCTGGCGCCAATGTCCAGAAGACCTCAGTAACTGACAGCAACCAGCTCAGCA ATGGAGACTCTGGTTCTCTCAATGGTTCTGTAGACCTGAATGGGCCATCAAAG GACAGGAATGGGAACCAGGTGCTGGACCGCGCTCTCAACCAG GAAGTCTGTCGGCGACTCATCAGCCTGAGCACGCAGCTTCATGCTCTGCAGGCTGCCGTGATCCGTCAGGACTCGGTTCTGGAGCTGTGTTTCAGGACCGGAGTTGCTCCGGGCACTGCCCCCGGCCCCCGCCTCAGCCGCTCCATGTCTGGGGACACTGGTCTGAACCCGGGTGAGGCGGTGCTGCTGAGGCGGCAGGTGGaactgctgcaggaggaggtgaCACGGCTCAGGCTGAAGGGGGAGGGGCATCATCGTGAGGAGGTGGAGATGGGCAGCCGGCGGCGGAGCAATGGCGAGCTGAAGGATGTGCTGAAGACGGAGCAG GGGGGCAGGAGGCGGGGCAGCAGGGAGCTGGAGCTGTTTCCTCTTGCTCCATTGGCCGCTCAAGAGCCCGTCGACCAATTAGATGGTGTCCAGGAGGGAGATGAGGACGAGGAGGTGGTGAGGATCTCGCCTCGCTCAGACAGTCCCAGAG ACCTGCAGGATATTCCTGAGGAGAGCGAGTGCGGCACTGAGCCCAGTTAA
- the arhgef2 gene encoding rho guanine nucleotide exchange factor 2 isoform X1 codes for MSRLLESRKQDKMKETNMKNKEKQRQKQREKEAREREKEAREREARSNNGHLFTSLTVSSTTLCSSCNRSITAKEALSCPACNVTIHNRCRDSLASCAKMKQKQQKLAIARNSSALQNVAMRTKTPMMKERPSSAIYPSDSLRQSLLGSRRVRSGLSLAKSVSTNNIAGVSEDTVGLRRILSQSTESLNFRSRTLSMESLTDDGEWWWSPLLEQLQQEGSSVQADSWSTVVEPTFLQTLHKDLIKQQDVIYELIQTEFHHVRTLRIMEGVWRRGMQEEVMLEAGVVHSIFPCLDQLLELHSSFLAELLAHRKQGLQEGSATNFVVRRIGELLLRQFSGQCADDLKKVYSEFCSRHPKAVKLYKETLMRDRRLQQFIRRACRGPLLRRHGVQECILLVTQRITKYPVLLQRILDNTKGNEEEAESLRQALVLLKDLISSVDKEVLELDRARRLQEIQARLDPRAIAEVRGGGVFKGGELLRRRLLHEGALQWKVQGSRMKDVQMLLMSDILVFLQEKDQKFAFASLDKSPVVSLTNLLVRDIANQERGMYLISDSSPPVMYELHAATKDDRKTWMNRIQEAALSCPSRDEFPLIETEDKALLRRLRADIQQKDREVLELLQERVTLFSDLMEATVGGAEEGQDVTSSSKPSSTNRNIFRADTPHAPQAEPLLTTAISEVDKLSQLLSGANVQKTSVTDSNQLSNGDSGSLNGSVDLNGPSKDRNGNQVLDRALNQEVCRRLISLSTQLHALQAAVIRQDSVLELCFRTGVAPGTAPGPRLSRSMSGDTGLNPGEAVLLRRQVELLQEEVTRLRLKGEGHHREEVEMGSRRRSNGELKDVLKTEQQGGRRRGSRELELFPLAPLAAQEPVDQLDGVQEGDEDEEVVRISPRSDSPRDLQDIPEESECGTEPS; via the exons ATGTCCCGGCTGCTGGAGAGCAGGAAGCAGGACAAGATGAAGGAAACCAACATGAAG aaCAAGGAGAAGCAGCGGCAGAAGCAGCGGGAGAAGGAGGCCCGGGAGCGAGAGAAGGAGGCCCGGGAGCGGGAGGCCCGCTCCAACAACGGCcacctcttcacctctctgacCGTGTCGTCCACCACCCTGTGCTCGTCCTGCAACAGGAGCATCACGGCCAAGGAGGCGCTGAGCTGCCCcg cctgcaatgtcaccatCCACAACCGCTGCAGAGACAGTCTCGCCAGCTGTGCCAAAATGAAGCAAAAG CAACAGAAACTGGCTATAGCAAGAAACAGCTCGGCTCTCCAGAACGTGGCCATGCGGACTAAAA CACCCATGATGAAGGAGCGACCCAGCTCTGCCATCTATCCCTCCGACAGCCTGCGCCAGTCTCTGCTCGGCTCCAGGCGGGTCCGGTCCGGACTTTCTCTAGCCAAGAGCGTTTCCACCAACAACATTGCTGG GGTCAGTGAGGACACAGTGGGCCTGCGGAGGATCTTGTCTCAGTCCACGGAGTCATTGAACTTTCGTAGCAGAACTCTGTCCATGGAGTCTCTGACAGACGATG gggagTGGTGGTggagccccctgctggagcagctgcagcaggagggcAGCAGCGTGCAGGCAGACAGCTGGAGCACCGTGGTGGAGCCCACCTTCCTGCAGACCCTTCACAAGGATCTGATCAAGCAGCAGGATGTCATCTACG AGCTGATCCAGACAGAGTTCCATCACGTGAGGACACTGCGAATCATGGAGGGAGTGTGGCGGCGCGGCATGCAGGAGGAGGTGATGCTGGAGGCCGGCGTGGTCCACTCCATCTTCCCCTGCCTGGACCAACTACTGGAGCTGCACTCATCCTTCCTGGCCGAGCTCCTGGCACACAGGAAGCAGGGCCTGCAGGAGGGCAGTGCCACCAACTTTGTTGTTCGGAGGATTGgggagctgctgctgcgacAG ttctCGGGTCAGTGTGCAGACGACTTGAAGAAGGTTTACTCCGAGTTCTGCAGTCGGCATCCGAAAGCTGTGAAACTCTACAAAGAGACGCTGATGAGAGACCGACGACTGCAGCAGTTCATCCGG CGAGCGTGTCGCGGGCCACTGCTGCGCCGCCACGGCGTGCAGGAGTGCATCCTCCTGGTGACCCAGCGGATCACCAAGTACCCCGTCCTGCTGCAGAGAATTCTGGACAACACCAAAG GTAACGAAGAGGAGGCGGAGTCGTTGCGTCAGGCTCTGGTGCTGCTGAAGGATCTGATCAGCTCTGTAGACAAGGAAGTGCTGGAACTGGACCGGGCCAGGAGACTGCAGGAGATCCAAGCCCGTCTGGACCCCCGGGCGATTGCGGAGGTCCGTGGAGGTGGGGTTTTCAAAGGGGGggagctgctgaggaggaggctCCTCCACGAGGGAGCGCTGCAGTGGAAGGTCCAGGGCTCCAGGATGAAAG acgtgCAGATGCTGCTGATGTCAGACATCTTAGTCTTCCTGCAGGAAAAGGACCAGAAGTTCGCGTTTGCCTCACTG GACAAATCTCCAGTGGTTTCACTGACAAACCTGCTGGTCAGAGATATAGCCAATCAGGAGCGAGGGATGTACTTGATCAGTGACTCCTCCCCCCCAGTCATGTACGAACTGCATGCTGCCACCAAAGACGACCGCAAAACCTGGATGAACCGAATCCAGGAGGCAGCACTCAG TTGCCCGTCCAGAGACGAGTTTCCTCTCATCGAGACTGAAGACAAAGCTCTACTGCGACGACTGAGAG CGGACATACAGCAGAAGGACAGAGAGGTGCTGGAGCTCCTGCAGGAGCGCGTCACTCTCTTCTCCGACCTGATGGAGGCAACGGTTGGGGGAGCAGAAGAAGGTCAGGacgtcacttcctcctccaaacCCTCGTCCACCAATAGGAACATATTCCGCGCAGACACTCCCCACGCACCACAGGCCGAGCCATTGCTGACCACCGCCATCTCTGAAG TGGACAAACTGAGCCAGCTGCTGTCTGGCGCCAATGTCCAGAAGACCTCAGTAACTGACAGCAACCAGCTCAGCA ATGGAGACTCTGGTTCTCTCAATGGTTCTGTAGACCTGAATGGGCCATCAAAG GACAGGAATGGGAACCAGGTGCTGGACCGCGCTCTCAACCAG GAAGTCTGTCGGCGACTCATCAGCCTGAGCACGCAGCTTCATGCTCTGCAGGCTGCCGTGATCCGTCAGGACTCGGTTCTGGAGCTGTGTTTCAGGACCGGAGTTGCTCCGGGCACTGCCCCCGGCCCCCGCCTCAGCCGCTCCATGTCTGGGGACACTGGTCTGAACCCGGGTGAGGCGGTGCTGCTGAGGCGGCAGGTGGaactgctgcaggaggaggtgaCACGGCTCAGGCTGAAGGGGGAGGGGCATCATCGTGAGGAGGTGGAGATGGGCAGCCGGCGGCGGAGCAATGGCGAGCTGAAGGATGTGCTGAAGACGGAGCAG CAGGGGGGCAGGAGGCGGGGCAGCAGGGAGCTGGAGCTGTTTCCTCTTGCTCCATTGGCCGCTCAAGAGCCCGTCGACCAATTAGATGGTGTCCAGGAGGGAGATGAGGACGAGGAGGTGGTGAGGATCTCGCCTCGCTCAGACAGTCCCAGAG ACCTGCAGGATATTCCTGAGGAGAGCGAGTGCGGCACTGAGCCCAGTTAA